A stretch of the Asticcacaulis sp. ZE23SCel15 genome encodes the following:
- a CDS encoding GMC oxidoreductase: MSDNLVIIGGGASAVHATQTALEKGRAVTLIDIGVTGPEPALPGASLNGLKTDLEDPVAYFLGEDYSSLILPSNGSEYYGFPPSKEYVLRDVIGAEQKVAGIAPLSSYAGGGLAQAWTAGSYPFTDGELEAFPIGWSDMEPAYSEVARRIGVSGVTDDDLSAFMPTHEALQTPIPMDEHSQHLLATYSAKRAKLTAKHNMYLGRARIASLSQDHDGRPACSRCGRCLWGCPTQSIYTPSVTLEHLRRQPGFSYVPGVRVDRFEFDDGGRVKQIIAHRLEDGEAITLPVETLVLAAGTIGSARILLQSLHHTGQDVALSGLMDNRQVLMPFINLARVGSPFDDNSYQYNQLAIGAPMDHPHDYVHGLMTTLTTALIHPVAQSLPVGMRTATGIFRNIHGALGLVNINFADTRRADNTVSLEPGKDGKHRLVINYTPSADEADRIKRVVPKFRNFLMDMGCFAPPPMTRLRPMGASVHYAGVMPMLSDGGDFTTDRAGRLRPFENLIVADGSTFTSLPAKNLTFTLMANATRIMHEALA; encoded by the coding sequence ATGAGCGATAACCTCGTCATCATCGGCGGCGGTGCCTCTGCCGTTCATGCTACCCAGACCGCGCTTGAAAAAGGTCGCGCCGTTACTCTGATCGACATCGGCGTCACCGGCCCTGAACCGGCACTGCCCGGCGCGTCGCTCAATGGCCTGAAAACCGACCTCGAAGATCCGGTGGCCTATTTTCTGGGTGAGGACTACTCATCCCTGATACTGCCCTCAAACGGCAGTGAATATTACGGCTTTCCGCCGTCAAAAGAATATGTCCTGCGTGATGTCATCGGCGCGGAGCAAAAGGTCGCGGGGATTGCGCCGTTGTCGTCATATGCGGGCGGCGGTCTGGCTCAGGCATGGACAGCCGGGTCCTATCCGTTCACGGACGGTGAGCTTGAGGCATTCCCCATTGGCTGGTCAGATATGGAACCGGCCTACAGTGAGGTCGCGCGCCGCATCGGCGTCAGCGGGGTCACCGATGATGACCTGTCGGCCTTCATGCCGACGCACGAAGCCTTGCAAACGCCGATCCCGATGGATGAGCACTCGCAACATTTGTTGGCGACCTATTCAGCCAAACGCGCCAAACTGACCGCCAAGCATAATATGTATCTGGGCCGCGCGCGCATCGCCTCCCTGTCTCAGGATCATGACGGCCGTCCCGCCTGTTCGCGCTGCGGCCGCTGCCTGTGGGGGTGTCCGACCCAGTCGATCTACACGCCGTCGGTCACGCTGGAGCATCTGCGCCGTCAGCCGGGGTTTAGCTATGTGCCCGGTGTGCGTGTAGACCGGTTTGAATTTGATGATGGCGGGCGAGTGAAACAGATCATCGCCCATCGCCTTGAGGATGGTGAAGCCATTACCCTGCCCGTTGAGACTCTGGTGCTGGCGGCGGGCACGATCGGCAGTGCGCGCATCCTGTTGCAATCCCTGCATCACACGGGGCAGGACGTGGCTCTGTCCGGCCTAATGGATAATCGTCAGGTGCTGATGCCATTTATCAATCTGGCGCGGGTCGGCTCACCCTTTGATGACAACAGCTATCAGTATAATCAGCTCGCCATCGGCGCGCCGATGGATCATCCCCATGACTATGTGCATGGCCTGATGACGACACTGACCACCGCCCTGATCCATCCGGTGGCGCAGTCTCTGCCCGTCGGGATGCGGACCGCCACGGGGATTTTCCGAAATATTCACGGCGCGCTCGGGCTGGTCAACATCAACTTCGCTGATACCCGTCGCGCAGACAACACTGTGTCGCTGGAGCCGGGTAAAGATGGCAAGCACCGTCTGGTGATCAACTATACGCCGTCGGCGGATGAAGCCGACCGCATCAAGCGGGTGGTGCCAAAGTTCCGCAACTTCCTGATGGATATGGGCTGCTTTGCGCCACCGCCGATGACGCGTCTGCGCCCAATGGGGGCCAGCGTTCACTATGCCGGTGTGATGCCGATGCTGAGTGACGGCGGCGATTTCACGACTGATCGCGCCGGGCGGTTGCGGCCGTTTGAGAACCTGATCGTGGCGGACGGTTCGACCTTTACGTCCCTGCCCGCCAAGAACCTGACCTTTACCCTGATGGCCAACGCCACACGCATCATGCACGAAGCGCTGGCTTAA
- a CDS encoding NAD(P)-dependent oxidoreductase → MRKIVVAGAAGQVGSRLCALLANAGHVVLGIDRNVRPQDAPKGVVWIRSDLLEPQNYAHALNGYEIVIDCAGLAGKARPADYMRENVEATRTLLNAAVTAGVTRFIYISSIAAKFTDRKHYVYANSRNAAEAVVSAAPLSWTIIRPTMIFGPDSAVQANLSKLAGLPVTPVFGDGLSRVQPVTSDDVASLLSALAFADDAKGATIEVGGAETFDMHGLLTKLRALNGADKPAQFVHLPLPFMRASLAAVEGLLFKFLPFTSGQLAAFANDAVASPHPLMAKYLPVPQVLDARIVPPAGAHTISDSALGKEFYLFARHLTRTGGTAYQEGKYIDFHRRHSLEPIDPFEGLLLKIARSGAFGVWLTDSFTGLLGRQSVVRAKLVLTMALLESAPPSFHELDAPDPKGMAWPFMVLRGIEAAFGVVLGALIFIPAKLILGRKAKGDRS, encoded by the coding sequence GTGCGTAAAATTGTGGTCGCAGGTGCGGCGGGTCAGGTTGGCAGCCGGTTGTGCGCCTTATTGGCAAACGCCGGTCATGTGGTGCTTGGCATTGATCGCAATGTCCGCCCGCAGGACGCCCCCAAGGGCGTGGTCTGGATCAGGTCAGACTTGCTGGAACCCCAAAACTATGCCCATGCGCTTAATGGCTATGAGATCGTCATCGACTGTGCAGGCCTTGCCGGTAAGGCCCGCCCCGCCGACTATATGCGTGAAAATGTCGAGGCCACACGTACCCTCCTTAACGCGGCGGTCACCGCCGGGGTGACGCGCTTCATCTATATCTCCAGCATTGCCGCCAAGTTCACCGACCGTAAGCACTATGTCTACGCCAACTCACGCAATGCCGCCGAAGCGGTGGTATCAGCCGCGCCACTGAGCTGGACCATCATACGGCCAACCATGATCTTCGGCCCGGATTCAGCCGTTCAGGCCAATCTGTCGAAACTGGCGGGCCTGCCGGTAACCCCCGTGTTTGGCGATGGCCTTAGCCGGGTTCAGCCGGTGACGTCAGACGACGTGGCCAGCCTGTTGTCAGCACTGGCTTTCGCAGACGACGCCAAGGGTGCCACCATCGAAGTCGGGGGTGCGGAAACCTTTGATATGCATGGCCTGCTGACCAAACTGCGCGCACTTAATGGTGCCGATAAGCCCGCGCAATTTGTGCATCTGCCGCTGCCGTTCATGCGCGCATCGCTGGCGGCGGTTGAGGGACTGTTATTCAAATTCCTGCCCTTCACCAGTGGTCAGTTGGCCGCCTTTGCCAATGATGCGGTAGCCAGCCCGCATCCGCTGATGGCCAAATACCTGCCAGTACCTCAAGTCTTGGATGCGCGGATCGTCCCGCCTGCCGGTGCCCATACAATTTCCGATTCCGCACTGGGCAAGGAGTTTTACCTGTTCGCGCGCCACCTGACCCGGACGGGTGGCACGGCCTATCAGGAAGGTAAATATATCGACTTCCATCGCCGCCATTCCCTTGAGCCCATTGATCCTTTTGAGGGCCTGCTGCTCAAGATTGCCCGCTCCGGCGCGTTTGGGGTGTGGCTGACCGACAGCTTCACCGGCCTGCTGGGGCGGCAATCGGTCGTGCGCGCCAAGCTGGTTCTGACCATGGCCCTGCTGGAATCGGCTCCGCCCAGTTTTCACGAACTGGATGCGCCTGACCCCAAGGGCATGGCCTGGCCCTTCATGGTTCTGCGCGGGATCGAAGCGGCTTTTGGGGTGGTACTGGGCGCGCTGATCTTCATACCGGCCAAGCTGATTTTGGGCCGAAAGGCTAAGGGAGACCGGTCATGA
- a CDS encoding glycosyltransferase family 2 protein has product MTRKPLLSLVTPAYNEAEGIQAFHARAQAVMESLDGLDYEMIYVDDGSRDDSFRIMSEFAATNPRVKVVKFSRNFGHQIAITAGLDHACGDAIVFIDADLQDPPELIHEMVTKWRDGFDVVYAKRARREGETKFKLWTAAMFYRLLRSLSNIDIPQDVGDFRLISARVANELRAMREKDRFIRGLVSWVGFPQTFVLYDRDERFAGETKYPLKKMLKFAFDGITSFSNTPLKVATWMGYGASALAFLYLASVFVQWAFGITVEGWATMMVAMLFLGGVQLICIGILGEYLGRIFNEIKPRPVYIVQEVASSAETTHAHLETPAPMAAFAEHGRR; this is encoded by the coding sequence ATGACGCGCAAACCTTTGCTGTCTCTGGTGACCCCCGCCTATAACGAAGCGGAAGGTATTCAGGCGTTTCATGCGCGGGCTCAGGCCGTCATGGAAAGCCTCGATGGGCTCGACTATGAAATGATCTATGTCGATGACGGCAGTCGCGACGACAGCTTTCGGATCATGAGCGAATTTGCCGCTACCAATCCGCGCGTCAAGGTCGTCAAGTTTTCGCGTAATTTCGGCCACCAGATCGCGATTACCGCTGGCCTTGATCACGCATGCGGCGACGCCATTGTCTTCATCGATGCCGACCTGCAGGACCCGCCTGAACTGATCCATGAGATGGTCACAAAATGGCGTGATGGCTTTGATGTGGTCTATGCCAAGCGCGCCCGCCGCGAAGGTGAAACCAAGTTCAAGCTATGGACGGCGGCGATGTTTTACCGCCTGCTGCGCTCGCTTTCCAATATCGATATCCCCCAAGACGTCGGGGACTTCCGCCTGATTTCCGCACGCGTGGCCAATGAGTTGCGGGCCATGCGCGAAAAGGACCGCTTCATTCGCGGGTTGGTGAGCTGGGTCGGTTTTCCGCAGACCTTCGTGCTCTATGACCGCGATGAACGCTTTGCCGGGGAAACCAAGTACCCGCTCAAGAAAATGCTGAAATTTGCCTTCGACGGCATCACCTCGTTTTCCAATACACCGCTGAAAGTAGCCACCTGGATGGGTTACGGCGCGTCCGCTCTGGCGTTCCTTTATCTGGCGTCAGTGTTCGTGCAGTGGGCTTTTGGCATCACGGTCGAAGGCTGGGCCACCATGATGGTCGCCATGCTGTTCTTAGGCGGGGTGCAGTTAATCTGCATCGGGATTCTGGGCGAATATCTTGGCCGCATCTTTAATGAGATCAAGCCGCGCCCGGTCTATATCGTGCAGGAAGTGGCAAGTTCCGCTGAGACGACCCATGCCCACCTTGAAACGCCTGCCCCGATGGCAGCCTTTGCCGAACACGGCCGGAGATAG
- a CDS encoding SDR family NAD(P)-dependent oxidoreductase, giving the protein MRHVIVTGGSRGLGAVMIEGLLADGYRVSTCSRKKTDNIARLEAHPEYGPYFFWQACEVGEADQVDAFVEAAVAWAGEDGLWGLVNNAGVAQAGILASFPNVESERIIKINLLGTIQMARAASKVMLAQKPSENQGGRIINISSIIGTRGYNGLSAYSASKAGVDGFSRALARELGRRQITVNSVAPGYVATEMSSTLSPSQLKQIVGRTPLGRLADEDDILNAVRFFLSDGARMITGQTLIIDGGIST; this is encoded by the coding sequence ATGCGTCACGTTATTGTCACCGGTGGCAGCCGCGGTCTGGGCGCTGTGATGATCGAAGGTCTGCTGGCTGACGGTTATCGCGTCTCGACCTGTAGCCGCAAGAAAACCGACAATATTGCCCGCCTTGAGGCCCATCCCGAATATGGCCCCTACTTTTTCTGGCAGGCGTGCGAAGTCGGTGAAGCCGATCAGGTTGATGCCTTCGTAGAAGCCGCCGTCGCCTGGGCGGGTGAAGATGGCCTGTGGGGTCTGGTCAACAATGCCGGTGTCGCGCAGGCCGGGATTTTGGCGTCCTTTCCGAATGTCGAGAGCGAGCGCATCATAAAGATCAATCTGCTCGGCACCATTCAGATGGCGCGCGCCGCCTCCAAGGTCATGCTGGCGCAAAAGCCATCAGAGAACCAGGGTGGCCGGATCATCAATATTTCGTCGATCATCGGCACGCGCGGCTATAACGGCCTGTCGGCCTATTCGGCGTCAAAGGCCGGCGTGGATGGGTTCAGTCGCGCGCTTGCCCGTGAACTGGGCCGGCGTCAAATCACGGTCAATAGCGTCGCTCCCGGCTATGTCGCGACCGAAATGTCATCGACCCTGTCCCCGTCTCAGCTCAAGCAGATTGTCGGGCGCACCCCGCTCGGTCGGCTGGCCGATGAGGATGATATCTTAAATGCCGTGCGCTTTTTCCTGAGCGACGGGGCGCGCATGATCACGGGTCAGACCCTGATCATTGACGGCGGCATTAGTACTTAA